AGTGTCATGGATACTAGTGAAATGTGATGAGTTTAGTGATATGAAGAAGTTGTTGAGGTGACGCTGATGTGACACAATGTAGTTGTATGACATGTACCATGGATAAGAGTAGTCTAAACCAAACTAATAATGCTACTAGTTTGTAGTCTGGATGGCTTAATTAGCATGGCAATTCATGCTCCTTGAGAGGTAGCAAATAAATGACACTTGAATTATGCAAAATGATTTTATTGATAGTTAAAATATGACCTAGTTAGGTTGATTATATTTGGCTAATTAAAAATACTTGTCATCTATAGCAGTGACGTAAAAGTCATCCGACTTGGTCGACGCATCGGCTGACGCGTTGTGTTTTAAGCATGGCAGATGCGTCGTGGCTAAAAAACGATCAACtataaaaagtcggtcaaagtcagtaAAAGTCGGTCAAAGGTGGTCAATGTCAGTCAAagtaaaaaatattatatttttttgtaacattgttaataattgttaattgttcatgtttattgtaaatataatttatatattaagatTCGATTTCTATATGCCCCGACCGACGCGTCCCCGACTCACGTCTTTTAAATCCTTGATCTATATATGAGTTGAATGGAGAAAGCTTTATCCGTCTTTTTATTTAAATACTTTTCATGTATATTCAGTTATaatgtataaaataaaatatacCTATGATTTTATAGAATATTTAGCTTTGACATATAAcatgaattaatatatataacttcaTTAATCTAGGAGTACGAGGATATAGGATAGTGATAAATACAAATATACATCTATTTAACTATTTTGATTAATTCTTCAAATGTATACATTCATAAATTTACCTATACAAATAGATAAAGTACATTTATGATATGCATGGCAAATAGGGTCGAGTTGGATCGGGTTAGGTTGAGGCTCAAACGCGTTTGAGTCAAAATTGGCCATGGGTCGTCTCAAGTTTCAAAGGGGTCGAACGGGTCTCACATTTCAAAAAGGGTCGGGTCGAAACGCGAAATTGAAACGCAAAACGAAAAACTGATAACTGAAACGCAAAACTTAAACCGAAATGCGAAACTAGAAGCTGAAACGCAAAACTGGAAATGAAACGCGAAACTGAAATGCAAAACTGAAAACTGAAATgcgaaattgaagaatgaaacggAAATGAAAACTAAAACAGAAAAGTGAAACTAAAAACCGAAACGCGAAGGTCAAAATTAAAACTGAAATGCAAAAGTTAAAACTGAAACGCGAAACTGGAAACTGAAATGCAAAACTAAAAACACTGTAAAATAATAACACAAAGACATAAGTGGCTGGGTGGTTTGGTGGCCTTTATTGTTTCTAGACGGGTGTAGGTTCGATTCTTGCAGGGGGCTTTTTTTTTTTAGGCTAGCGATTTTGGGCCCGGCGAAGCGGGCCGACCCGAATACTTATTACtctatatatctaaatgatataCACCAAATGAATAATACCAATGATATACACCAAATGAATAATACCCCCAATAGTTTCACAAACACCCctcaaactttttatattttcacaaatcaatctcacCATTTATAACacttaactttatagcttttacaaACTTACCACATAGCATTCACATTTTATACTTCAACCATTACACTTCTCATTTATTATAAATCGTTCCCATAATTTTTACTAACTaacaactattcattattattattattattattattattattattattaaatcacccacataatttttcactttattattgtttaactttttttcttattataaattaactacgtaactcattatatatatatatatatatatatatatatatatatatatatatatatatatatatatatatatatatatatatattattctctaCATCTCTAAAAGACAAAGACTTTATGAATAGTTTTTCCCCATGCTTTAATCGTTTATACGTCGAGCAAAAAGGTTATATCCACAATGACATGGCACTAAACATTGAGAACCATTATAAATTTTAGGGCGCCAAATGTAAATTCCTAGGGTAAAAAATGTAAACTCCATAGGGGTCTAAAGTTAAAGTTCAAGGGCCAAATCGTAACTTTTTTATTTCCCATAAAACTCCCCAACAAATCCACCTAAATTTTTAACCGCCTTTAAATTTTCGTACGACTTGGGATAGGTTTAACCGACATAACCgttaaacacgaaataattttacgaaccaaaCACAACAAGTTATATCCGAAACGGAGTCCCGACGCGGAGCGAGGGCTCCTCCACTAGTTGAAACTGAAATGCAAGACCCGTTGGACCTATTACTATTTATTGAACTTCATGGAATTAGATCCAATGGGCTCATTCCTTTTCTTTGTCTAAGACGTACGTATATGGGTCTTGAATAAATTCACTGGATCTATTTTGAAAAGTTTGAGTTTACTTTGCTAAACATAATTTATGATAAAGAGAATACATCACTAATTGTCAATCTGTATGACATATTAACCTAGAACTGGAATGTTGGGTTGGATTCTCATCAATATATTTTCGATGGTGTGTATATCGACGTATgtaataaataaaagtattaaaaaAATTATTGACATATACGGTATTTTTTGTTCATGTTAGTAGGgacaaaattatatattattaatcgaTGTACGTAACGTCTTTAATGGCAGTGAGGGTTGTATAAGTTAATTATAAAAGTGATATAGGTGATGTTACTGCCTATATGtggataatattaattaatttccaAAGATAGCAACATATATCATATTATACcactaaataaaacttaggttcACTCAAAAATAAAAACTTGGCCTTAATcggtaagtggtggtggaggtatAAATCTGAAACCGACTCCTTATGGGTTAAGGTCATTTCTAGTATTTATGGACCTTCGGGGGGACTTGGATGTACATAATCCTTTTTCTCTAAAGTCATACAAAACTGTGTGGGCAAATGTCATTGCAACCAGTAACATGATTGAGTCACTTGGAGTACAATTTAAAAACTCTTTTGTTCGTGTTATTGGCGATGGAgcatctacttcattttggaatgacATATGGCTCGGGAAGACAACACTACGGGACAAATTTGGAAGACTTGCGAGGCTGGAAAAAAACACAAGTGTATCAGTTAAAGACAGACCTTGCTTGGGATGGAGAAAAGGTCGCGGCAAAATGGGACTGGTCAAGGGATCCGTACGGCGAGCTACAAGAGAACTTTCTGATCTTGGCGGATTGTTAAACTCAGTTTGCTTGAACCCAGATAAGCTTGACACTTGGGGATGGGACGGCAGCAACAACGGGATGTTCTCAACGAAGGGTCTGACAAAATTAATAAACGAGAAGACGATAGGTATGGGTATAAATGCGAAGGGAACAATGAAAAACAATTTAGTACCAAAAAAAGTGGAAGTGTTCATTTGGAGAGCCATGAAAAAACGTCTACCGGTGCGTACGGAACTAAATAAAAGAGGGATCGATCTCCACTCGGTCCGTTGTCCTTTATGCGACGATGATCTCGAGTCGGTAGATCACTCCCTCCTCTCGTGTACAAAAGCGGTTGAGGTATGGAATAAAGTATATGGATGGTGGGGTCTAGGTGGGGTAACGAATTTGAGTCTTGAAGATCTTCTACAAGGGGATGTGAGGCAACAATATTCGGATTCGGGCAAACTCATATGGCAAGCGGTGATTTGGGTATCTACCTATCTAATGTGGCGAAATCGAAATCATGCGGTTTTCAAAAATAAATGTTGGAGCGCTCCGATTGCACTAAGCGAAATCCAAATCAAAAGTTACGAGTGGATTGCCAAAAGGAACAAAGGTAGGGCAATTGATTGACACAATTGGTTTCATAGTCCGTCATGTTTTCTTGTTTAAATTCGTTGTGGTATTAAGATGTTTGCTTAGCATCTCTTTGTATATGTAAATATTTGTTGCGACTGTACTAGCATGTATGGTTACAAATTGTccataaaaaaaagttttgaacttTGATTTGCAGCTAGCAAAAGACTGAGAGTAACTAGTTGAGAGTGAAGTCACCCAAATCACATTCACCTTTTTGATAGAATTGTTGAGTTACTTgagtataaattaaatatattgtaTTTATATAAGGTTTACAATTTACAATACATATTCATGATCCATATGGGCTTCTGGATTGACAGAAAATATAAGTAACATTTTCCCAATGGGCTTCTGGATTGACAAAAAATTAGACAAGAAGATCAACAATAATGAACCCAAAATAACCAATTTCACTTGTTCATGTGCATACTGTAAAATTGATTATATTTACatgtattatataaaaattaaaactcTCACTATTTACTGTTAAATTTGTCTAAATATAGTTCTATAAGGGTTATGTTAACAAAATAACTTAATACTAAATGAAGTTTAGTAAAGTacttatcaatatattaatattgaTTGCGTATTTGTTAGCAAATTACACGTAAATTGTGTATTTCTCAAAATCAAAGTATGTTTTTTGAAGAACTATCTAATTGTAGCCCTTAACGCTATACTAAAGAAAAaatttatgcatttttattggtaaTTATAGGTAGTAGAAGAGGTAGTTATCAAAAGTTAGTGAATGGTTATAATAAATGTACAATTGTATAATACATGTTCTAAATCATTAAAGATAAATCTAATGAATATAAttagaaaaatctttttttttttttttttatttttttttacatatactACGTATTAGAGTAAAGAGATTATCTAAACATAACTCAAGGGTTAGAGTTATATTATACTTCCGTTATTGagttaagattaagattaagataATTAGAAAAAATGGACGGGAGCTACTCGGGTCCAAATTTGTTGTTGTGGCAAGCGTGTACCTGGATATGCGCATATACACTCTGGCAAAACAGGAACAGGCTACTTTTTCGCAAGTAAAAATGGACGGGCTCAATCGCGTTTCAAGAAATTCAATCTCGTAGCTTCGAATGGATAAGCAATCGTGCAAAGAAAATGAATATCGAATGGCTCCAATGGATTTCAAAACCTTCTGTGATTGTCGATCCAGGTTAATGTATCAGTCGAGATGTTTGATGTAATATCGAATTCTAGCTCCTTAAGAGCGATAGTTTAATTTCGGATGTATTCGTTCTATCAGCCTCCCACTTGTAGGCTGTTGTAATGCTTCGCCGTTTTAATAAAATCAttgtttgcttttaaaaaaaaaaaaaaaagataattagATATGTAAAAAAGTGTGTACATTATTTAAAATTAACCACTCTCCACAAATGACTAATCTTGTGTATGATATGTTTTTAAAAGATTTATGTAAATTTTATCATAACTGTTAGGGCTATGAAAAAAAATTGAAGAGTTATATTTAGAAACTTGTTTGTTGTTTCATGTAAGCAAATGTAACTTAAAACTTATTTCACGTTGACTTTGACCTTGAGCAATTAACGCTGTGTGAACCGAGTTTACGGAAACATATAAATATGCAAGCATATACGCAGTATTATTCAAACCCTACCCAGGTATGATTATAATTTCTAAATTCGAGGTTTTAATTCGGTTTTATCGAATTCTCAAAATTTAGGTTTTCTCAGTTGATATTGTTTAATTCTTCGAAATTAGGTGTTtttcttgtattttttttttatattcctcGTAATCGTAATTAGGGTTTTACCGTTCGATTTTTTTATATTCTTAAAAATTAGGGGTTCTCCGCTTATTTCATTGAATTCTTCGAAATAAGggtttttttcttttaattttgtAAAAAATTTCGACATTAGAATTATATCGTTTGATTTGTTCCATCCAGAGTAGATGGATCATAATTTCATTGAGAACGAAAATGGTTATGAAGATGTGAAGAAAACCATTATTGGGGATGAATCTTCATTAGAGGGTGTTAACGATTCGGAAACCAAAACAAATCAGCTAGTTAATCTCAGGCTCACCATATACAAAACAATTATGTCTACTCTTGATTTTGAAGAAGCTGGTCATAAGCTTCTGAAAATCAAACTGGAGCCAGGACAAGAGATGGAATTGTGCGTTATGTTACTCGAGTGTTGCACTCGGGAGAGAACTTACCTTCGGTTCTACGGGCTTTTGGGTCAGCGGTTTTGTATGAtcaataaaacccaacaacaaaatTTTGAAAAGTGCTTTGTTCAACACTACTCTACGATCCATCGGCTTGAGACGAATAGGTTGCGGAATGTTGCCATGTTTTATGCCCATCTTCTTGGGACCGATGCTTTGCCTTGGCATGTTTTGGCTTACATTCGGCTCACCGAAGAAGATACAACCTCCTCTTCACGAATCTTTATCAAGATTCTTTTTCAGGAACTGTCTGAACATCTTGGGATTCGTGTCTTGAACCAAACGCTAAGTGATCCCACAATGCAGGTAGATTTTGATGAATCTATATTCCCACGAGACAATCCTAAAAACACTCGGTTTTCAATCAACTTCTTCACATCGATTGGGCTCGGTGGGATCACAGACAACTTGAGAGAGTATTTGAAGAACATGCCTCGTCGTATCATGCAACAAAAACCTGCATCTGAATCAGACTCGGGGTCTGACTCATCAAGCTCTGATGAGAGTAGTGATAGTGAAAGTGATCACAAGAGAAGCAAACGCAGAAGGAGGCGATAGATTTATAAAAGTCATATACACGAAGGTGTGTCATTATACTATTTGCTTACAGATTTATGTTCTTGTCAAGTGAACGTGCAAAGGTTTTGTTATGGAGATGGTAGACATTCTAGTTTcatgtccttttttttttttttttttgttaattattAATTTCTATTTTGAAGGATACTGTGGTAATATATTCAACTCTTTTTGTGGTCAATATACATGCTGTGGAAGAGATAACTATTATTGGTTAATTGGTGATTCAAGATACAAGTTATAATGAGTACCAATTGCTCATGAAAAATGTGAAGAACTAACATGAAAACAGAGGATGTTATGGGACATGTGCAATATATTGACAATACAGGGCTGTGAAGTTGCATTATAATCTTATATATAGTCATTGCTATGAAAATTAATCTATTATGTGGCTTTGAGTGTATTTTATATACTGAAGTATGTTCAATCTGATCAGATTTAGTTCATTTGTAGTACAATGCTTCCGTTCAACTTTTTCAATTTGATTGGATTTAGTTCATTTGTAGTACAATGCTTTGGTTCAACGTGATTTGATAGTCGTAACAACTTTTACTGGTACTGCATGAACTAAAAGTGAAACCATTTACTCTTCAGCCATTTCGTTTGGTCTTTTACTAACTTAAAATATGTAATTATTAGGTTGAAAAGTACATGAGATGATGAAGTTGATTTCTGGCAGGTGAATAATAGACAACTGTATCGATTTATTAAACAACTAACGCGGTGTCGAGGTAACAATGAGGGATCAAAAGGAATATACCGCTACAGTAGACCGAAATCAAGTGAGAAAGAATATCAGATGTACTGTATTCAGAGGGTACTTGAAAAGGTTTATTTCCAGAGCAAGACAGTATATAAAAGTGCTATAGTTGTAACTAGTAATATTATAGACTCTTGCTGTGTTTTTTCAGATCAAATCACAAATCACTCAATGAGTTTTAAACTCTTGCTGTGTTTTTTCCATTCTTCACGACTTAACACTTACATCATGAACTGAAGCTACAGTATATAATTAGTTTCATGTATTTTTATGCAAATGTTTGGGAAACTTGATAACTATGTAAATCTAATGTCATGATTGATAATCGAAAATAAAAgtcaatatttaatttaattacagTTATTAAGTGTGTGAAACAGGACTCAGAACAGAGCTACCAGTGTGGTGACCAAATTTGAATTCTAACACGCACTCAAATGGAGCTGCAGGCTTGAATAATTATTTGTGATGACTTTAGTTGTTCGTCAAAACAACAACATATTTGTATCAATAACATATTACCTAAACATTTTATAAATATAACTAACAGCTTTTTCATTTATATTTCCACATACTAAAGCTACAATAAGTATGAAACAGAGAAACATACATGCACGTTTACAAAATGAATTCAATTCATCGTCTACGACAGAGTTTCTTAACGTAGTAAGGTACCCAACGAATCATCCACAGTGCAAAGCTAACCGCAACGAAAATACCATATGCAACTCCCTGGTCTAAATCTGCTTGTTCCGATACACTGAGTCCAAACGCGCCGCCCATTGCGATGTACGATAACCGGAGCTCTCTTTTAAATGGAAAAGAATAAGTGAGCATTTCAATGATGGACATGGGATGACCAAGCTAATGttgttaaataaaagaaaaaaagtTTAGTGACACGACTGGCTTCGGCTTTTGTAATAGCATCAGGAGGACTCATTGCAGCTTGAAAACTTGCAGTGGCAACAAGTGCTGCAACCACCAAAATGGCGCTGCGAACTTGGTCAGCGTCTCCTGTTTCTTTGTCGAACTGAAAGAAAAAAAAAGGCCAGTCTTTGGAAGATGATGATCTGTTGTTATTTGACACTGGTTCTTGCTGCACTTCTGCCATTTTTGTGGTTTAACTTTGTGGAATGTAATCAATCATTTTTTGCTGGTTTTTATAGTGACCATATGTGGAATTAATGTAATCCATTTAGCTGGGTTTCTATAGTGACCATATGAAAAAAAAAATGTTATTTTATGTGGAGTGCATTGATTAATATCGTATTAGTTGAATACTTGAATCTAGTGGAGGAAAATTGGTTTGACCCATGAATGTGGCAAGCTGGTGGTTGGTGTGTTAAAATTAGTGCAACATAATCCCTTGATTTATAGGATATTTCCAAGGATGGAAAATAGAGATTGTAGGATCTCTTTTATATCTAGCATTTAATGTTTTACGGAGTATTAGACTAGCATGTTTGTTTTATTAGGCTAGCATTTAatatttcttatttttttttttatttttttttttttagcaaaatACAAGAATTTAAATAAAAATCCATCGGTTCACGAAATGGTGAAAAGGTGGAAGAGTACAACATTGTTTGTCAAGTTGGGCTTACATGAGCCACTTACCCCCACTTGACCATATCAAAACAAAGAAAATTAGAACAGTAGCTAAAAACCAAATACATGATTATCAAAAAACAAAACATCTTGCACCATCTTCTTTTTATACAAATAGCCAAGGTTGATTCTTCCATAAATAAAATTAATAACTCTCACATACTTTAGCGTTAACTAGCCATTGAAAAACCTTCAACTTTATCCGCTCCACGGTTACGGCCCAACATATGTATGAACCATTAAAAACCAATTCGTTTCTTGCATTCCAAATGTACCATAGAGTAGCCGGGCCAATAAGCACCCAAAACTTTGACGCCTTGATACCCAAACCATTACACCAATCATATGAAAATTCAAGAATAGACGAGGGAAGAATCCAATACACATTCCACCAATTAAATAAAGCCGACCATACCTTGAACGTCCATGAGCAATGGAGAAATAAATGTTCTATCGACTCACCATGAAGCAAACACCATCCACATTTATCATCCGAGATGTCACGAATACATCTTCTATAAATCAAAACTTCTTTAACCGCAACTCCCCCTTGGATAGTGAGCCAATGAAAAATGGCTATCTTTGAGGGAACAAGTTTATTCCATACCACCTTAAACCAATCTATATCGTTCTCCACATTAGGAAAAATCATGGCCCTAACACCTTCCGCTACCGTGTACACTCTTTCACCCGAATGTACCCATTGAATTTCATCATCCTTGGATCGATCAAAAACTTTGGATCTTAACAAAAATAGTAACGTTTGAAGTTGCCAACTTTCATAGTCATCAAGAGGATTAACGAACCCGAAATCCCATGACATCACCACCGCCCCCGGGCATAAATTCAAGAATTCAATATTAGCCAAAACCCGATCAATTCTAGATTTTTTACCATCCGGCCCATCCCAAGTGAACATCTCGTTTTGAATATTTTGATCAATTAAGTTTGCTCTTGAAATAAAGTCGTTGAAGTTTGACATATTCACTACATCAATTTCTTCCCTCAACCTCTCATTAGGAACAAGAGTTGAGTTAAAATCACCCAAGACACATGTTGGACCGTTCCATTTAAGGATCATCTTTGTAATATGAAACCAAATTTCTTTTTTCTCAAGTTCACTATGGGGAGCATAAACATTAATAATTAGAATATCAACATTAGATGGAATGAAAATTACCAAAGTGGCTAGCCAATTTTGTGCTTGGAAATTGTCTTTAAGATTGAAAAAATCCTCCCTCCAACATGAAATCAAGCCTCCCGAACGACCCCGAGATGCCACTTGAACCCCATTAAATTCTACACCATTCCACATTTCTCTAATAACACAGGGAGACACATTGGCAACCATCGTTTCTTGTATGGCAACAAATTGTATTTGGAATTTGTTAATTAAAGAACCCACTCTTCTACCTTTATCTTTAGTGCCAAGTCCTCTAGTGTTCCATGAAGCTATGTTCATTGTATTGCTATGCTAGGCCTTTCGGCACTATCATACATACTTTCAAGAAAGCTCCCAAAAACCTCCTTTTCTTTAGGAATTTTCTTAGGATTTAAAATTTTTCCTATAACTTTTGTTGGTTTACTTGCAAATTGTGAGGTTTCAGCCTCTTGCCCCTGATCGAACTTCTCAGATTGTTCCAATTCACCCGAACCCGACTCTACTTCTTCATTAAAATCTCTTGCTTTAGACTTCTTTTTTCTATTAGATTTTGAGGGACTTCTATGATTTTTGGGCACAGAACCATTCTTTGCTAAGGCTTTAGACTTTTGGGAATTCTTTTTATACCAAGCACATGAAGATCTACAATCGAGGGTTGGACATTTGTGGAGATCTTGTTTAGTATGTGAAAAACGAGCTGAGTGAAAAAAATTACTATCATCAGGTATTTTCACGTCAAAAGGAGGGCTTTTAGCAACAGAATTCCATTAACAGGCCTATTTTCGGTATTTGGGCTGTTACAAGGCCCATTAATCTGGACTGAATTGGGCCTGTCTAGAGCTGGGGAACCAATCGACACAAAATTGGGGATAGTTGCAGCAGCTTTATCTTTTCCATCCTGTTTTTGCATATCTTTTCTTGCCAAACAAAATTGAGTTTCAAGATTAATCTTTAAACTTGCAGGCACTTTATCACCAAAGTGGATACTTTCTCTTTCTTTAGCAGGCACAGACAAGCTATCTATACTTTCTCTTTCTTTAATATTTCTTATTAGACTAGCTATCTAGACTAGCAATTAATACTCTTTCCCTTTTTCCTTGTATTTAAACCCATGTATGTGATTCATAATAAATCATTCGAACAAATTTTCAGTTTTACATTGTTCTTACATTATTTTACTTAACTTTCATTCACAGCaagatattttatttattttatggtaTCAGGGCATGTTCCATTCATAACCTCTATACAGGGGTGGTCTACTCAACCTTCGATTGAAGAGTTAGAGAATTTGCTCTCTAAACAAGAAGCTTTGGCCAAGCAAATGGCTAAAGGATTTGAAAATGATGCGGTATTATTTTCAAAAGGGAAGAACTTCAAGAAAGGTTCTTCtagcaaagaaaaagaagaagggCAAACTAGTTACAAAAGTAACTATGAAAAGAAACCTCCCACATGTTACAAGTGTGGGAAGGTTGGTCACATCAAGAAATATTGTCCTTCTAAAGTCACAAAAGCAAACGTGGCTTGTTCAagtaacgatgatgatgaagtcaAATGGGAGTAATGTTTTACCGTTGATACGGTTGTTAAGAAGAATCAATGTATTATTGATTCGGGTTGCTCTCATCATGTGACCGGTGATGGAACTCTTCTTCATGACGTTAGAGATCACAATCAAAATCGAGTTGTAATCACGGCCGACAACTCAACTCATCCGGTTAAAAAGGAATGTAAtgctattattgatgttaataataatacttttactttgAAAGATGTTTATCGTGTTCCTAAATTGACCAAGAATCTAGTTTCGGTACCTCAAATTACCGAATCTGGATAATATGTTCTTTTTGGTCCAACGGGTGTGAAAGTCCTTGAGAATGTCAAGGAGATTGTGGGTGATGTTCTTTTCACGGGAGAAAAGAAAGGTTCTTTGTTTGTGTTGTCCGCAGGTGAGGCTTATGTGAAGAAAACAAGTCAAACCGACAACGGAGctatttggcatgctagactaggccatgtgtagtgacccgaacttttccatgtttatatatattaattgagattgatatttacatgattaaatgtttccaacatgttaagcaatcaaacttgttaagacttgattaattgaaatatgtttcatatagacaattgaccacccaagttgaccggcgattcacgaacgttaaaacttgtaaaaacgacatgacgatatatatatggatatacatatggttaacatgagattatgataagtaagtatctccataagtatattaacaatgagttatatacatataaacaagactactaacttaaggatttcgaaacgagacatatatgtaacgattatcgttgtaacgacatttaaatgtatatatatcatattaagatatattaatatatcataatatcatgataatataataatttaacatctcattagatataataaacaatgggttaacaacattaattgagatcgttaacttaaaggtttcaaaacaacacttacatgtaacgactaacgatgacttaacgactcagttaaaatgtatatacatgtagtgtatttagatgtattaaaatacttttggaagacttcaagacatatatcaaaacactcatacttaacgaaaatggttacaattacttttccattcttttctttcatcaagaattctagtcgtattcttacccgtattatacacagcttcaaaacgtacttactatgagtatataccaataggaactagcatgggattccactcttgattatgtcatgtatgactaatcaattttaacttctaccatgagctag
The window above is part of the Rutidosis leptorrhynchoides isolate AG116_Rl617_1_P2 chromosome 1, CSIRO_AGI_Rlap_v1, whole genome shotgun sequence genome. Proteins encoded here:
- the LOC139903002 gene encoding uncharacterized protein, which translates into the protein MDLRGDLDVHNPFSLKSYKTVWANVIATSNMIESLGVQFKNSFVRVIGDGASTSFWNDIWLGKTTLRDKFGRLARLEKNTSVSVKDRPCLGWRKGRGKMGLVKGSVRRATRELSDLGGLLNSVCLNPDKLDTWGWDGSNNGMFSTKGLTKLINEKTIGMGINAKGTMKNNLVPKKVEVFIWRAMKKRLPVRTELNKRGIDLHSVRCPLCDDDLESVDHSLLSCTKAVEVWNKVYGWWGLGGVTNLSLEDLLQGDVRQQYSDSGKLIWQAVIWVSTYLMWRNRNHAVFKNKCWSAPIALSEIQIKSYEWIAKRNKGRAID